Part of the Paenibacillus sp. FSL R7-0273 genome is shown below.
CTGAACGGTACGATTACTAGTGTTCTCGGAGCTACGATTACTGCCGGTACATTGTCCTCCGCCGGGACTGTTACCAACCTGCTGGATGGGACGATTACTAGTGTGCTTGGGGCTACAATCACCGCCGGTACCTTATCCTCTGCCGGTACGGTAACGAACCTGCTGAACGGTACGATTACTAGTGTTCTCGGAGCTACAATTACTGCCGGTACATTGTCCTCCGCCGGGACTGTTACCAACCTGCTGGATGGGACGATCACCAGCGTGCTTGGAGCTACGATCACTGCCGGTACGTTGTCCTCCGCCGGGACTGTTACCAACCTGCTGAACGGTACCATTACCAGCGTTCTTGGGGCTACCATTACTGCCGGTACGTTGTCCTCTGCCGGGACTGTTACCAACCTGCTGGATGGGACGATTACCAGCGTGCTTGGGGCTACCATTACTGCCGGTACGTTGTCCTCTGCCGGGACTGTTACCAACCTGCTGGATGGTACGATTACTAGCGTGCTTGGGGCTACCATTACTGCTGGTACGTTAACCAACCTGCTCGACGGTACCATCACCAGTGTGCTCGGGGCTACCATTACTGCCGGTACGTTGTCCTCCGCCGGGACTGTTACCAACCTGCTGGATGGTACGATCACCAGTGTGCTCGGGGCTACGATCACAGCCGGTACGTTAACCAACCTGCTCGACGGTACCATCACCAGTGTTCTCGGCGCTACCATTACTGCCGGTACATTATCCTCCGCCGGGACTGTAACCAACCTGCTGGATGGTACGATCACTAGCGTGCTTGGCGCTACGATTACTGCCGGTACGTTGTCCTCTGCCGGGACTGTTACCAACCTGCTGGATGGTACGATTACTAGCGTGCTTGGAGCCACCATCACTGCCGGTACGTTGTCCTCCGCCGGGACTGTTACCAACCTGCTGGATGGTACGATTACTAGCGTGCTTGGGGCTACCATTACTGCTGGTACATTATCCTCCGCCGGAACTGTTACCAACCTGCTGAATGGTACGATCACTAGCGTGCTTGGGGCTACAATTACCGCTGGTACGTTGTCCTCTGCCGGAACTGTTACCAACCTGCTGAACGGTACGATCACTAGCGTGCTTGGCGCTACCATTACCGCTGGTACCCTGTCCTCTGCCGGGACTGTAACCAACCTGCTGGATGGTACGATCACTAGCGTGCTTGGCGCTACGATTACTGCCGGTACGTTGTCCTCTGCTGGGACTGTAACCAACCTGCTGAACGGTACGATTACCAGTGTGCTTGGGGCTACGATTACTGCCGGTACATTAACCAACCTGCTGAACGGTACGATCACCAGCGTGCTTGGCGCTACGATCACAGCCGGTACGTTAAGCAGTGTAACCTCGATCTCACAGCGCAGCTTTATTGAGCAGGCCACGCTGGCAATTCCCACCGCTGATGCTTACACTCCGCTTCCCGCAAATACAACAAGCGTGCTTGGTACCTACTCCTACTTCGTGCTGAATACAGGGGCGAATCCGGTGAATACACGGGTTGAAATCAGCGCGGACGGAACGAATTATTTTGTTGATACCACCGGGGATAATCCGCTCCCTGCCGGTTCGGTAGATGTCATTGTGCCGGCACGGTTCCTCAAATACACCCGTCTTTCGTATCAATCAGCGACACCGGGGGCAGCTTCGGCAATTAATGTCATTTTTGACGCCCAGGGAACGTAAGCTATTCTTCTGTCATATCCTGTAGAGGCAAAGAGTGCATGGAAGGTCATGTGCTCTTTTCTTCCTCTGGATACAGGGAGTAATACATATGCCGGTCAAAGCCGGCTGTCTGCTGCAGGATTGCTGAATGTGCCTGCAAGGAAGGAGCTCTTCATGAACAGACCTACCATTGGAGTTCATCTGATTATACGCAACGAAGCTGTACTGCTGCCTGTATGTCTGAAAAGCGTAGCCGGAGCCGACGAGATCATTGCTGTCGATACAGGCTCGGAGGATGATTCGATAGCTGTCGCTGAAGCCTATGGGGCGAGGGTGCTGCGGCACAAATGGGAGGATGATTTCGCAAAAGCCCGCAATGCCGGACTCCGCCATGCCGCAACCGACTGGATTCTGGTCCTTGATGCCGATGAGATGCTGAATACTCCGCTGGAAAAAATACGCCAGCTTCTGCCGGATACAGCAGCCGAGGCTTTTACCGTCACTATTGAAAATGTAATCGGACACCAGGCAGAAGAGCGCCTGTACCACCGGGCTGTACGTCTATTCCGGGGTGGACAGGGCTACTGCTTCTCAGGAAAAATCCATGAGGGCATCGATCAGTCCATTATCAGCAGGCACGGCACGCAGGCGATTGTGCACAGCACCGTTCAGCTGCTTCATTCCGGCTATCTGCCGGAGATGATGTCCCGCAAAAATAAAGCTGTACGCAACGAAAGGCTGCTGCGCGCCGCCGTTGCAGAGCACCCGGAGGATGACTTTTACCGCTACAATCTGGCGGTTGCCTGCTGTCAGAACGGACAGCTGCAGGAGGCGGAGGAGCTGCTGCGCTACACCTTGAGCCGGGCACCGCTTCCCGCTTCGTACCGTCCGGCCATGATCCGCGATTTAGGCAAAATCTATCTGTCCGCCGCAAAAATGAGTGCGATAGACGCGCTGCTGGCCAAGGAGCTTGAACGTTACAGCGATTACCCGGATCTGCATTACCTGCTGGGCCAGTCCTTGGAGGGCCAGGGGCTGCTGGAGCGTGCTTTTCAGTCCTATGAGCGGGCCGTTGCATTAGCAGAAAATCCTGATTTCCACGAAAAATACGTCAGTGAGCACGGCATCACCACCTTCCGCCCGCTGCACCGCATGGGGCTGATTGCCCTTCAGCTATCTAAGCCGGAGGAAGCCGCGAGGCTGTTCCACCATTCGCTGCAATATTTGCCCTTATATGCACCGGCGCTGCTGGGCATCGTGACCTCCTTTCAGTCTCTGGACGTGCCTGACCACAGCATAGCCGCCTTGCTGCAGCAGCTTGTCCCGGCGGAGCAGCCTGCCGGAAGGGCAGCAATCGTTAACGCACTCTGCGCAGCAGATGCCTATGAGGCTGTGTGCGGACTGCCGCACCAGGTTTTTCCGCTGGAAAAGGCTACGCTTGTGCACAGGGTCCGCGCCCGAATCATTACTGACGAAGCTGCTGCAGCAATGGCGCTGATCCGCCAAGGCCGGGACCTGCTGACTGCCGGAGACGTAACCCCGGTGCTGCTGCAGGAGCTGCGTGTTCTTGAAGCTCTTTGCATATGGGCACAGGGCTCTGCTCTGCAGGCAGAGCTGCTGGCTGAGATGCCGCCGGAACAGCGCAGCAGCTGGCATAAGATCAATCAGCGGGTGACTGGAGGATCCGTACTATCTGCAAAGGAGGGCGCCGACAAGAATGGAGATGACCATTTGCGTGACAACGACAATGCGTTATCCTTGCTTTTGACCGAGCTGATTCCTCTGGCTGCTGAGCTGCAGCTATATCCTTTGGCTGATACGCTGGCAGGCTTCTCAATACATCATCAGGCGGAGCTGGCGGCAGCACTGTATAGGGCAGGCCATGTGCAGGAAGTAGGTGAACGGTTCATAGCGTTAGCGGGTGATGCACAGGCGGCGGAGCGGGTTGCTTTTTATATCGGTGAGTTGCTCTATGATAAAGGCCACTATGAAGAGGCTGCCGGATGGTTTCAGCAGGCGCTGGGGCAAGCCGGACAGGAGGACGCCGCACGTGCAGCCCTGGCGGTCTGTTATCTGCAGCTGGCCAGGGCTGATCTGGAGACGGCAGCGGCGGGCTTTGGCGGAAATTATGAGCATGGTCCGGTCGTTGAGGATCTGGCAGCGGTCAATAACACCCTCCTCCTGCTGAAACGTACCCCCTGGCATACCGTCTGGACCAGGCGCAAGCGTCAGGTAGGTGCACGGCCATGAGCAAGCTTCAACGGAAGCCGCTGATCTCACTCTGTATGATCGTCAAGAATGAAGCCGGCAACCTGTCACGGTGCCTTACCAGTGTGCGCGGAGTCGCAGATGAGCTGATTATTGTTGATACGGGCTCTACAGATGACACTGTTGCCGTTGCCCGCAGCTTTGGTGCGGCTATTGTCTCTTTTCCCTGGACCGGAGATTTCGCAGCCGCCCGTAACGCCGGACTGGAGCAGGCTCGCGGGACTTGGATTCTTGTGCTGGATGCCGATGAGGAGCTGGATGCGGGGAGCAAGGGAGAGCTGCTGCTGTGTGCGGAGCATGTGGAGTATGAGGCGTTTTTTGTGCGGATTCATAATCATAAAGGGACTGAGCGTTCCTCCCCCGTCATTACCGTCAATCCTATCCTGCGGATGTTCCGCAACCGCCCGCCCTACCGGTTCAGTGGAATTATTCATGAGCAGGTTGCCGCAGCCATTGTTGAGGCCACTCCTGCCGCAGCCATGCACCTGAGTACTGTGAGCGTTCATCATTACGGCTATGCTGACGGAGTAGTTGCCAAAAAGGATAAAATCAGCCGCAATCTCAGCCTGCTCAAGGAGCAGCTGAAGCTGAACCCGCGCGATGCCTTTCACCAGTTCAATACGGCGGTCGAGTATATGCGGCTTGGTGATTACGCACGGGCGCTGGAGCATATAAAGCAGTCGCTGGCTGAGGCTGAGCCGGATACCAGCTACACCCATCTGCTGTACAAATATGAAATCCGGTGCCGGATCATGTCGGGTGACCCGGCTGGCGCGATGGATGCCTGCATCCGGGGCTGCGCGCTTTTCCCTGATTATCCTGACCTTCACCATATCAGGGGAGTTCTGCTGCTGCAGGCTGGAGCTTTTGCGGGGGCCAGGGAGGCCTTCCGGCAGGCGCTGCTCATCGGCCTATCACCGCCCGGCTACCATACGGAATCCGGGATGGGCACTTATCTGACGTATGCCGCACTGGGACAGCTGTGCCAGGAAACCGGAGAAACAGAGGAAGCCATTGTCTGCTACACCCGGGCAGCCCAGCTCCATCCCGTGCCATCCTCCCTTCTGGCGCGGCTGGTACGAACCATGAAATGCGCAGGACGCGGACCTGAGCTTGCCGGCTGGCTGGAGGATCATCTGCCGCAAATGACGGCGGATAGATTGCGGCTGGCCGGGCTGCTGCTGGCGGATGGCTGCTTCGCGGCCGCGACGGAGGCTGTGGCGGGGGGCGCGGAGGCAGTAGAGAGTTTGGCGAGAGGTGGCATGGAGGCTGTGAGCGAGCGCTCGGGGCGCGGTGCGGGGATGGCGAGTGAGTGCTTGGGGAGCGGCGAGGAGATCGTGAGCGAGTGCTTGGGGAGCGGCGAGGAGATCGTGAGCGAGTGCTTGGGGAGCGGCGAGGAGATCGTGAGCGAGTGCTTGGGGAGCGGCGGGGAGATGGCGGGTGCAGCTGGAGCAAGCCTGCTCCAACTGCTGCTGCAGGCGGGTGACACACCGGCGGAGCTGCTCAAGCATCAGGATATTATGGTGCTGCTCGGCCATCCTGCTGCCGGCGCCCTTGATTACGGACCGCCTTCTGCTGCTCCGTCTGTCCGGTCAGGCCATGCCTGGAGGCTGTTGGCAGACGGTGCGCTAGCCTCACTAACCGCTGCTGACGATTATGGACCGGCTGCGGCCAGGGCACGGCTCATGCTTCCGCTTCCCCGGCTTGGAGAGTAGAAAGGAGCACCATTAGAATGCGTACCCCGCCGCTCTCCCTCTGTATGATCATTCAGAACGAAGCACGGCATCTCGGGCAGTGCTTATCCTCTGTGAAGGGGCTTGTATCAGAAATCATTATCGCCGATACCGGCTCTGCTGACGGTAGCGCGGAGATTGCCCGCAGCTTCGGAGCAAGGGTTATCGAGGTGCCCTGGGAGCATGACTTTGCCAAAGCCCGCAATCTGACTCTGCGCCAAGCCTCCTGCCCGTGGATTCTGGTGCTGGATGCAGATGAAGCCGCTGCCGGCTGGCGGCAGGAAGACCTGCAGCAGCTGTTGAATGCGACTGCAGTTCAGGGTTATTTCCTGCCTTTTATTCACTATGTAGGTAGTAGTGCCGGCGGTGAATATGTCACAGATAATGTCTGCCGGCTGTTCAGGAACGATCCGGGAATTCTTTTTCACGGGACAATACATGAGGAGGCTGCCAGCAGTATTTGGGCGCTGCCGGGCGGCCGGGTCGCTTATGCGGATCTGCCTATATTTCATTACGGGTATGTGGATGAAGAGCTGCTGCTCAAAAACAAGGCCTCCCGTAACCTGAACCTCATCCGGGCCGCCTTGCAGCTTGATCCGCAGAGTTATTCCCTGCGTTATGCGCTGGGCACCGAATACTACCAGCAGGGCCAGTACAGCGCTGCTGCAGATGTTCTGCTCCCTCTGCTAGACGAGACTCCTGCCGGCTATGGTTACACAGCCGACATCTGGCTCAAAACAGCCTATGCCCTGCAGGCAGCCGGACGAATCCAAGCCGCCAGAGCCGTCTATACCAGAGGCATGGCTTTGTATCCCGACTTCACTGACCTGCTTGAATCCTATGCCCGTCTTCTGCTGGAGGCAGGAGAACTGCAGGAGGCTTACCGCCACGTGCTGGCAGCACTCAGAAGCGGTGACACTTCCCGTAGATACCCCTCATCCTCCGGCAGCGGAACCAGCCGCACCAGTCTGTTGGCCGGACAGGTCAGCGAGAGGCTGTATCTGTACGAACAAGCAAAGGAGCACTACACCCAGGCAGTCCGGTTCACGCCGGACCTGACTGCCGCCTGGGAAGCGCTCGTGCCGCTCTGTCTGCTGTCTGGCGATGCAGACCGCCTCACGGCGTTGACCGCAGAGGCAGGCGCCGCGCTGCCGCCCGCCACGCTGCGCCTGCTCGTGCCGGCGGCGCTGAACGCCCGTGCAGCCGGCTGGCTGCAGGCGCTCACCGGCACCGCCCGGCTGCCCGCTCCGGTGCGGCGCGTGCTCCAGGTGCTGCCGGATATGCTCCGGCAGCATGAAGACCACCCGGCAGTCGCCGCCCGCCTGGAGCGGCTGCTGCCGGAGCCCGGGCCCGGGCAGCCGTTTATACACGGCTATCTCTGGGCCTGGGCCTGCCGCAGCGGGGATACGGCTGCGGCACAGCATTGGCTCGGCAGCCTGGCCGGCTGCCGGCCCGGTCTCCCGGCAGTTGCGCAGCTGCTGCCGGAAGCCCGCACAGCCGCGCCACAGCCCGGCGCGGCAGGCTCCGCTCCTGGCGCTGCTCCTGACGCCGCGCCACCGCCCGCCGCCGCCGACCTCGCGTATGCCGCGCAGCTGCTGCTCCAGGCAGGGGCCTGGGGCAGCCTGCTGGGCTTATACCGCAGCGCCGGTCCACAGCTGCAGTGGACGCACCTGCCGCAGCCGGTGCTGTGCGGCCTGCTGCAGGCGCCGGCCGCCGTTCAAGTGCAATGGTGCTCCATCTACGAAGAGCAGGAGCACCTGTACAACACGCCTGCCGGCCCGGCGGAGTGGCTGATGTATGCAGCCATAGCCAGCTCCTGCGGCAGGCTGCCCCTGCTTGAGCCCGCAGCCGAACAAGCGCTGCGCGGCTCGGGCAGCAAGGCCGTGCTCATCGGCCTT
Proteins encoded:
- a CDS encoding DUF6385 domain-containing protein yields the protein MPNYSSFQSNPDNLRTLIFGRDPSTLNDLPLTTDPSGNLTTVILGGTITSVLGATITAGTLSSAGTVTNILNGTITSVLGATITAGTLSSAGTVTNLLNGTITSVLGATITAGTLSSAGTVTNLLDGTITSVLGATITAGTLSSAGTVTNLLNGTITSVLGATITAGTLSSAGTVTNLLDGTITSVLGATITAGTLSSAGTVTNLLNGTITSVLGATITAGTLSSAGTVTNLLDGTITSVLGATITAGTLSSAGTVTNLLDGTITSVLGATITAGTLTNLLDGTITSVLGATITAGTLSSAGTVTNLLDGTITSVLGATITAGTLTNLLDGTITSVLGATITAGTLSSAGTVTNLLDGTITSVLGATITAGTLSSAGTVTNLLDGTITSVLGATITAGTLSSAGTVTNLLDGTITSVLGATITAGTLSSAGTVTNLLNGTITSVLGATITAGTLSSAGTVTNLLNGTITSVLGATITAGTLSSAGTVTNLLDGTITSVLGATITAGTLSSAGTVTNLLNGTITSVLGATITAGTLTNLLNGTITSVLGATITAGTLSSVTSISQRSFIEQATLAIPTADAYTPLPANTTSVLGTYSYFVLNTGANPVNTRVEISADGTNYFVDTTGDNPLPAGSVDVIVPARFLKYTRLSYQSATPGAASAINVIFDAQGT
- a CDS encoding glycosyltransferase family 2 protein codes for the protein MNRPTIGVHLIIRNEAVLLPVCLKSVAGADEIIAVDTGSEDDSIAVAEAYGARVLRHKWEDDFAKARNAGLRHAATDWILVLDADEMLNTPLEKIRQLLPDTAAEAFTVTIENVIGHQAEERLYHRAVRLFRGGQGYCFSGKIHEGIDQSIISRHGTQAIVHSTVQLLHSGYLPEMMSRKNKAVRNERLLRAAVAEHPEDDFYRYNLAVACCQNGQLQEAEELLRYTLSRAPLPASYRPAMIRDLGKIYLSAAKMSAIDALLAKELERYSDYPDLHYLLGQSLEGQGLLERAFQSYERAVALAENPDFHEKYVSEHGITTFRPLHRMGLIALQLSKPEEAARLFHHSLQYLPLYAPALLGIVTSFQSLDVPDHSIAALLQQLVPAEQPAGRAAIVNALCAADAYEAVCGLPHQVFPLEKATLVHRVRARIITDEAAAAMALIRQGRDLLTAGDVTPVLLQELRVLEALCIWAQGSALQAELLAEMPPEQRSSWHKINQRVTGGSVLSAKEGADKNGDDHLRDNDNALSLLLTELIPLAAELQLYPLADTLAGFSIHHQAELAAALYRAGHVQEVGERFIALAGDAQAAERVAFYIGELLYDKGHYEEAAGWFQQALGQAGQEDAARAALAVCYLQLARADLETAAAGFGGNYEHGPVVEDLAAVNNTLLLLKRTPWHTVWTRRKRQVGARP
- a CDS encoding tetratricopeptide repeat-containing glycosyltransferase family 2 protein; its protein translation is MSKLQRKPLISLCMIVKNEAGNLSRCLTSVRGVADELIIVDTGSTDDTVAVARSFGAAIVSFPWTGDFAAARNAGLEQARGTWILVLDADEELDAGSKGELLLCAEHVEYEAFFVRIHNHKGTERSSPVITVNPILRMFRNRPPYRFSGIIHEQVAAAIVEATPAAAMHLSTVSVHHYGYADGVVAKKDKISRNLSLLKEQLKLNPRDAFHQFNTAVEYMRLGDYARALEHIKQSLAEAEPDTSYTHLLYKYEIRCRIMSGDPAGAMDACIRGCALFPDYPDLHHIRGVLLLQAGAFAGAREAFRQALLIGLSPPGYHTESGMGTYLTYAALGQLCQETGETEEAIVCYTRAAQLHPVPSSLLARLVRTMKCAGRGPELAGWLEDHLPQMTADRLRLAGLLLADGCFAAATEAVAGGAEAVESLARGGMEAVSERSGRGAGMASECLGSGEEIVSECLGSGEEIVSECLGSGEEIVSECLGSGGEMAGAAGASLLQLLLQAGDTPAELLKHQDIMVLLGHPAAGALDYGPPSAAPSVRSGHAWRLLADGALASLTAADDYGPAAARARLMLPLPRLGE
- a CDS encoding tetratricopeptide repeat-containing glycosyltransferase family 2 protein, with amino-acid sequence MRTPPLSLCMIIQNEARHLGQCLSSVKGLVSEIIIADTGSADGSAEIARSFGARVIEVPWEHDFAKARNLTLRQASCPWILVLDADEAAAGWRQEDLQQLLNATAVQGYFLPFIHYVGSSAGGEYVTDNVCRLFRNDPGILFHGTIHEEAASSIWALPGGRVAYADLPIFHYGYVDEELLLKNKASRNLNLIRAALQLDPQSYSLRYALGTEYYQQGQYSAAADVLLPLLDETPAGYGYTADIWLKTAYALQAAGRIQAARAVYTRGMALYPDFTDLLESYARLLLEAGELQEAYRHVLAALRSGDTSRRYPSSSGSGTSRTSLLAGQVSERLYLYEQAKEHYTQAVRFTPDLTAAWEALVPLCLLSGDADRLTALTAEAGAALPPATLRLLVPAALNARAAGWLQALTGTARLPAPVRRVLQVLPDMLRQHEDHPAVAARLERLLPEPGPGQPFIHGYLWAWACRSGDTAAAQHWLGSLAGCRPGLPAVAQLLPEARTAAPQPGAAGSAPGAAPDAAPPPAAADLAYAAQLLLQAGAWGSLLGLYRSAGPQLQWTHLPQPVLCGLLQAPAAVQVQWCSIYEEQEHLYNTPAGPAEWLMYAAIASSCGRLPLLEPAAEQALRGSGSKAVLIGLAYYRLLLADRAAAAMPMPAGSIPWLLLVRSAAGEGWRSTQSAGSSGRPV